Genomic segment of Tomitella fengzijianii:
TGCGCCTCATCGTCACCGGTACCGCGGATCAGCTCGCAGCGCTCAGCATCGGATAGTCCTCGCTGCGGCATCCAAAGCTCGTCCTGCACCAGCGGAGCATCCTCGCCTGTTGTGCCTTTGTATCGAATAGTGTCAATATAGAGGCATGTCTAATCAAGCGGCGAACGTTGCGCCTCCGGCGACCCGACGGCTCTCGACCTTGGACCGGTGGCTGCCCGCCTGGATCGGCCTGGCGATGGTCGCCGGCCTGCTCCTCGGCCGCATCGTCCCCGGCCTGTCCGGCCTGCTGTCCCAGCTGGAGGTCGGTGGGATCTCGGTGCCGATCGCGCTGGGACTGCTGGTGATGATGTACCCGGTGCTCGCGAAGGTCCGCTACAACCGGGTCGCCGCGGTCGCCGGCGACAAGAAGCTGCTGATCTCCTCGCTGGTGCTGAACTGGCTCGCCGGCCCGGCGGTGATGTTCGCACTCGCCTGGATCTTCCTGCCCGACCTGCCCGAGTACCGCACGGGCCTGATCATCGTCGGCCTCGCCCGGTGCATCGCGATGGTCGTGATCTGGAACGACCTGGCCTGCGGAGACCGCGAGGCGACCGCGGTGCTGGTCGCGATCAACTCGGTGTTCCAGGTCGTGATGTTCTCGGTGCTGGGCTGGTTCTACCTCACCGTGCTGCCGGGATGGCTGGGCCTGGACACCCAGGGCCTGGACGTGTCGGTCTGGCAGATCGCGCTCAACGTCCTGGTCTTCCTCGGCGTCCCGCTCGTCGCCGGCTTCGCGTCCCGGTGGATCGGCGAGAAGCGCAGGGGCCGGGAATGGTACGAGGACACGTTCCTGCCCCGGATCGGGCCGTGGGCGCTGTACGGGCTGCTGTTCACGATCGTGCTGCTCTTCGCCCTCCAGGGCGAAGCGATCACCTCGAACCCGCTCGACGTCGCCAGGATCGCGCTGCCGCTGCTGGTCTATTTCGCGATCATGTGGCTGGCCGGGATACTGCTCGGCCGAGGCCTCGGACTCGGCTACGCCCGGTCGACAACGCTCGCGTTCACCGCGGCGGGCAACAACTTCGAGCTCGCCATCGCCGTCGCCATCGGCACCTTCGGTGCCGCGTCCGGTCAGGCGCTGGCGGGCGTCGTCGGCCCGCTCATCGAGGTGCCGGTGCTCGTCGGCCTCGTCTACGTCTCCCTCTGGGCCGCCCGCGCCTGGTTCCGCACCGACCCCTACGCCGAATCGAGTGCATCATGACCACTGCCGAGATCCTCACCGATACCGAGGCCTGCGCGCCGTCCGTCACGCACGCGATCGGCCAGGACGCCGCCGTGACGGTGGCGGCCGCGCTGAAGGCGCTCGCGGAGCCGCTCCGGCTGCGGATGCTCTCGGCGATCGCGACCGACCCCCGCGGCGAGTCGTGCGTGTGCGACCTCGCCGAGCTCGCCGATGTGTCCCAGCCCACAGTCTCCCATCACCTGAAGGTTCTCAAGGAGACCGGGCTGCTGCTGTCCGAACGCCGCGGCACCTGGGTCTGGTATCGGATCGCCCCGGCGAGGCAGCGCGCCGTCTCCGCACTGCTCGACGCGTTCGCCCCCGCCGCAGTCGCCGACGCACCCGAGCAGGCCGACCCCCGCGCCCAGGCGCTGCCGGACCTGGACGGCCGGGTCACCCGCCTCGGCGAGGAGCTGGCCGCCGAGGTCAACGGCCTCAATCGCGACCTCGTGATCGCGATCGTGCGCGAGTCCTACGCGGGCCTCGCGCGCTCGGCCAAGCTGACCCAGCACATGATCCCGCTCACCGAGCGCTTCGCCAGGCAGCGCCTCGCCGACCTC
This window contains:
- the arsB gene encoding ACR3 family arsenite efflux transporter → MSNQAANVAPPATRRLSTLDRWLPAWIGLAMVAGLLLGRIVPGLSGLLSQLEVGGISVPIALGLLVMMYPVLAKVRYNRVAAVAGDKKLLISSLVLNWLAGPAVMFALAWIFLPDLPEYRTGLIIVGLARCIAMVVIWNDLACGDREATAVLVAINSVFQVVMFSVLGWFYLTVLPGWLGLDTQGLDVSVWQIALNVLVFLGVPLVAGFASRWIGEKRRGREWYEDTFLPRIGPWALYGLLFTIVLLFALQGEAITSNPLDVARIALPLLVYFAIMWLAGILLGRGLGLGYARSTTLAFTAAGNNFELAIAVAIGTFGAASGQALAGVVGPLIEVPVLVGLVYVSLWAARAWFRTDPYAESSAS
- a CDS encoding metalloregulator ArsR/SmtB family transcription factor: MTTAEILTDTEACAPSVTHAIGQDAAVTVAAALKALAEPLRLRMLSAIATDPRGESCVCDLAELADVSQPTVSHHLKVLKETGLLLSERRGTWVWYRIAPARQRAVSALLDAFAPAAVADAPEQADPRAQALPDLDGRVTRLGEELAAEVNGLNRDLVIAIVRESYAGLARSAKLTQHMIPLTERFARQRLADLARDRETGVPQVLFVCIQNAGRSQLAAALVNQLADGRVIARSAGSMPAADVQPHVRSLLAGIEGEDEAATAFPKPLTDDAVRAADVVVTMGCGDVCPIIPGVRYEDWSVGDPALASREGVDAIRDDIERRVRTLIAALTD